In Anaerolineales bacterium, the following proteins share a genomic window:
- a CDS encoding M23 family metallopeptidase: MKGFFRLSIAIMVAPILCGAALVVGYVMIVVLTIPQLPAWAQPAVEQWLFDVPQYSETSDNGSYTDNSAPAGLSAVLWDGYIGPESDIHGLPLLGPIQHWSTWYDKPLLGCTFHDPHYQSHTGDDFPVNEGTPVHTTMGGKVVWAGSNGPWGNLVVIENNGYQVWLAHLSSIQVAQGDILHYGDVVGLSGNTGNSTGAHLHYGIKHKTGENSYVWLNPQLFFAEDEYINIGCSD, translated from the coding sequence ATGAAGGGATTCTTCCGCCTATCCATCGCGATCATGGTCGCCCCGATTTTATGCGGGGCGGCTTTGGTAGTTGGGTACGTGATGATCGTTGTTTTGACAATCCCCCAATTACCTGCCTGGGCGCAACCAGCTGTCGAGCAGTGGCTGTTCGACGTGCCGCAATACAGCGAGACCAGCGACAACGGCTCTTACACGGACAACTCGGCTCCCGCCGGCCTGAGCGCCGTTTTGTGGGATGGGTATATCGGACCTGAATCGGATATCCACGGCTTGCCGCTCCTTGGACCCATCCAGCATTGGAGCACGTGGTATGACAAGCCACTGCTTGGTTGTACCTTCCATGACCCACACTATCAGTCTCACACCGGCGATGATTTTCCCGTGAATGAAGGCACGCCAGTGCATACCACAATGGGCGGCAAGGTCGTGTGGGCTGGCTCGAATGGTCCCTGGGGAAATTTGGTTGTCATTGAAAATAACGGCTACCAGGTCTGGCTGGCGCATTTGAGCAGTATTCAGGTTGCCCAGGGAGATATATTGCATTACGGCGATGTAGTGGGACTGAGCGGGAATACCGGTAACAGCACGGGCGCACATTTACATTACGGCATCAAGCACAAGACCGGGGAAAATAGTTATGTTTGGCTCAACCCCCAGTTGTTTTTCGCCGAAGATGAATACATCAACATTGGATGTTCGGATTGA
- a CDS encoding DnaB-like helicase C-terminal domain-containing protein, which translates to MPRSGTLGNPQPYTPFGVFAGLSFWSGGLTLLAAAPGIGKTSWLLRMLFESASVHIPSAIGCYEHTPEELRYRLFLQTEAMIAGPHSESAQEKVEAELARASEAVLLSLNYQEDTVRALEDMLVHDYAFPVQGPALIAVDYLNRVPVVGLTGMMNEEGRSGEAAAALRAMARHHGWAVIAAAALKSEYFNDGDELSALLGDERVPYEADRVLVVQRKGSVRECGCVPLEVITLKDRTGPTRRFPIQFWGERFYPALEEEFHKHEAIALS; encoded by the coding sequence ATGCCGCGCTCTGGAACTCTGGGCAATCCCCAACCATACACTCCCTTTGGTGTCTTCGCTGGCCTGTCCTTCTGGAGCGGCGGCTTGACTCTCCTTGCCGCAGCGCCAGGAATCGGCAAGACTTCCTGGCTGCTGCGGATGTTGTTCGAGTCTGCTTCCGTTCACATCCCCTCCGCGATTGGATGTTACGAGCATACGCCTGAGGAGTTACGGTATCGCCTGTTCCTGCAAACCGAAGCCATGATTGCCGGCCCGCATTCTGAGTCTGCGCAGGAAAAGGTCGAAGCGGAGTTGGCGCGCGCCAGCGAAGCGGTCCTCCTGTCCTTGAATTATCAGGAGGATACCGTGCGCGCGCTGGAAGACATGCTGGTTCACGATTACGCCTTCCCCGTTCAGGGACCTGCCCTGATCGCCGTGGATTATCTCAATCGCGTGCCAGTGGTTGGACTGACCGGAATGATGAATGAAGAAGGACGAAGTGGGGAAGCAGCCGCGGCTTTGCGTGCGATGGCGCGGCATCACGGCTGGGCAGTGATCGCAGCCGCAGCGTTGAAATCCGAATACTTCAATGACGGGGATGAGCTGTCTGCCTTGCTGGGCGATGAACGGGTCCCGTATGAGGCGGATCGTGTGCTGGTCGTCCAGCGCAAAGGGAGCGTGCGCGAGTGCGGCTGTGTCCCGCTCGAAGTCATCACGCTCAAAGACCGCACCGGACCGACACGCCGCTTTCCCATCCAATTCTGGGGTGAGCGTTTTTATCCTGCGCTCGAAGAAGAATTTCACAAGCACGAGGCGATAGCCCTTTCATGA